In the genome of Pseudomonas protegens, one region contains:
- a CDS encoding choline ABC transporter substrate-binding protein: MKAPFKRCFLILCASACLSAPVWAAEPAACKAVRMGVVNWTDVIATSAVADVLLNGLGYDSKQTSAVQQIIFAGIRDKRLDIFLGYWKPAMDQNIAPFLEAGQVKVMDRPSLTDAQATLAVPDYVAQAGLKTFADIARFKEQLGGKIYGIEPGSGANTTIKTLIDTDHFGLKGFKLIESGEAGMLAAVQRAINRKEFVVFVGWTPHPMNINMAITYLSGSEDVYGPNEGAATVSTVTAPDYAERCPNVYRLLQNLSFSAAQESQLMVPIMQRKTPQDVARQWLREHPEDLQRWLTGVTTFDGGDGVAAVKANL, encoded by the coding sequence ATGAAAGCACCGTTCAAGCGTTGTTTCCTGATCCTGTGTGCCAGTGCCTGCCTCAGTGCCCCGGTTTGGGCCGCCGAGCCCGCCGCTTGCAAGGCCGTGCGCATGGGGGTGGTCAACTGGACCGACGTGATCGCCACCAGCGCCGTGGCCGATGTCCTGCTCAACGGGCTGGGCTACGACAGCAAGCAGACCAGCGCCGTGCAGCAGATCATCTTCGCCGGCATCCGCGACAAGCGCCTGGACATCTTCCTCGGCTACTGGAAGCCGGCCATGGACCAGAACATCGCGCCCTTCCTTGAGGCCGGGCAGGTCAAGGTCATGGACCGGCCCAGCCTCACCGACGCCCAGGCGACCCTGGCGGTGCCGGACTACGTGGCCCAGGCGGGCCTGAAAACCTTCGCCGACATCGCCCGCTTCAAGGAGCAGCTGGGGGGCAAGATCTACGGCATCGAGCCCGGCAGCGGCGCCAACACCACCATCAAGACCCTGATCGACACCGACCACTTCGGCCTCAAGGGCTTCAAGCTGATCGAATCCGGCGAGGCCGGGATGCTGGCGGCCGTGCAGCGGGCGATCAATCGCAAGGAATTCGTGGTGTTCGTCGGCTGGACCCCGCACCCGATGAACATCAACATGGCCATCACCTACCTCAGCGGCAGCGAAGACGTGTACGGGCCCAACGAGGGGGCGGCCACGGTGTCCACGGTGACCGCGCCGGACTACGCCGAGCGCTGCCCCAATGTGTATCGACTGCTGCAGAACCTGAGCTTCAGCGCGGCCCAGGAAAGCCAGCTGATGGTGCCGATCATGCAGCGCAAGACGCCCCAGGACGTGGCCCGGCAATGGCTGCGCGAACACCCCGAGGACTTGCAGCGCTGGCTGACAGGGGTGACCACCTTCGATGGCGGCGACGGCGTGGCCGCGGT